In Anolis sagrei isolate rAnoSag1 chromosome 5, rAnoSag1.mat, whole genome shotgun sequence, the DNA window CTATGCTGCGGGTCATTGCCAGCCTGCCATTCACATGAGGCTGGCCCAAGCTGTTCCAGGCTACAAAACCACCACATTTTTTGATTCTTCACCCAACAAAAATAAGAAGGAAAAGTGTTagtgttttattgagggccttggcctttgtaagccgcaccgagtcctttgggagatgttagcggggtacaaataaagttaataataaataataataattagtgacTACACCCATATATGTTTTCCTTTTGCAGTCAATTCAACAAACAGATAATGATAAATCAGCCTTCCATTGTCATGACTATTTCCAATCAATTAATTGCCAAACAACCAGCTTGATCATGTGAGATGACTACTGCCAACAGCCTGTATTTATATTGGCTGTTTGCAAAGCAGGTTCTCATCAGAAGAACTACAAAGCGGCTGAACATCTGTAAATTGCTATTTCAAAAGATTAAGTGTCCTCAGAGTCATCTGATTATTTTCAACACAGGCCTGTAAACATAATGTTCTTGACCCATACTGTCAGATCACCATCAGAGGCTCTGGAACATTACATGTATACATCTGTGCCAAGAAGGATTCTATCAATATTATGGTCCTCCTTCATGTTTCAGATACATATCAGCAGATCTAAAGGGACACTGAGTTAAGGCTGCAATGCCAAACTACCTCCCTAATACTGTCTATCAACATCTGAAAATGTTTATCTCCAGGCAGTGATGGAGCACCAGGTTAGATTTAGATTTGAAAAACAGATAACTTAAAATGTCCCAGTGTAACAGATTCCACTTTGCTGGACACCGGACCATACATACACTGTAAATGGATAGGAGAACCCATAATTATTTCTTCTTGCACTGGAATGTAAAGGTCTATCCACTATCCTGTAGCCTGAAAGCTAATAATCCTAATCATGATTGACCTAGGATTTGAATTCTGGCCtcgcagtagtaataataatcataataacagtaatataaaactttatttatattccaccctatcacccctgggggactcgggggggggggggattccagcaAAAAAaaggacaaacattcaatgcttcaaTGGCAATAAGTACAAATACAATAATCCAGAATAACCCCACATAAAAGACATTTGAACATAACTGTAGCTTAAATAAAACGTAATCTATCAAAAATTATACTAACATAAAACGTTAACATAAAACATCCCAATTAATTTACAAAAGCACTATTCCTCATGTTCATTATTAAAAGAAGGCCCCCAATTACATATTTTGATGGTGTACCTTTCTTTCTCATCCTTCCTTTCAGGTGTATGATCAATGGTCAACTTCGTGGCTTTTCCCTTGCGACATAAAAGTGCACGGCTATCGCCAACACTAGCCACAACTAGCTCGATCCCATCGCGCAGCAGAGCCACAGTTGCTGTGGTCCCAGCAGTCAGTAAGGTAGCTACAAATATCACATAAGATGAACTGTCAAAGTCTGGCTGTCATTCTGCTTGCAATATTTAAACGATGCCTATTACATTATGATAGGTAATAAGGTATAAACTAAagatataaaggcagaaaacagacagacagacatgcacagaaaggaggagaggatttattttttttttacaacatggCTCCATGTAAGGGCAtctgactacaactctggagattaAGGGCCAAATCTCTGCTCGGCTACGGAAACTATTGGACAAgtaacactttctcagcctcaaaaggaGGCAAAGACAAACCCTTCCTGGAACAAATCGtagcaagaaaaccccatgatgggtttaccttagggttgccacaagtcagaagcaacctgaaggcacacaacaacaacaacaacaacaacaacaacaacaacaacaacaacaacaacatacactaAGTGCCAGATCACTTAGTGGGAAGATTACATCAATATTTGAATAAGTCCACTGTCCTTTTAGTACTTACTTCAAAATATTTTCCCTCAAAGATATAAACCCAAAGTATGAACTTCCCTTTTCCAGACCTAGAGTAAGCATCTTTGCACTATAATCAATAAAAGGTGACTCTGGCTAAACATTTGGTTAGTTTatatatttttccccaaaattctATTCGAATTGTTGTTTCTTAATTTTTCAGGTAAAAATCTTATGAATGTTTACTATGGAAAAATCCTACTAGGACTCAGAAGTAATGTGAATAAGAATATAATCttcctgtgtttatttatttatttattttttgcatttattaatGTGAATAAGAATATAATCTTCCTGTGTTTCTCAGAATATCCAGTGAATCTGAAGAGATTTAGTTCTAGGGAAGCAACTGCGGGcctagactttttaaaaagtccacTAATTGACAGAAAAAAGGCCTACCAATGAAGGGAAGACTTAGTAGGGAACCGACTTGCACTTCTATTTTCAATCCCAGGATGACAATACTCAATAGCTCATTGTCCTAATAAAATGCAAATGTACTATATGTGGGTTAAATGCATGAAGCCTTGTTGTGGAGTGAAAACGTATAatagacaggaaagaaggaacaagCTATAATAAGCCACATTATCATGGTTTAAAACAGGTATTCATACTGCACAGAACATATTAATGGCtctttaaagtatttatttttaaaggttgACTATAAATATCAGAACAATGAACTTTCTCCCCTTATTGCTATTTTTGCATATTCAGAAAATTATTGCTAGACTATTGTTACTATTTTATAATATACACATCCTAACACTATTTACACTTACTTGGAAGTGTATTTTACTACATCGAGAAGGATAttgagcattcatagaatcacagccCCAGTTTAATTATCATGATATACAGAAGATCAGAGTACTATATACATGACAATTTCTTTTAAGTGGAGGAGAGGCAAAAAATAACCATAAATTTGAGGTTGTACAACTTGAGCCGGTATTATTACCACAAGTATAATACCTGTTTTAACCAGCTAGCAAAAAACACACACCCATTTGTTgagaaagtttttgccttctcccGTATCCCTTCTAAAAATTACAGCCAAATCTTGAAACAACCTCTACTCCCTCCCAAGTTCATCCTTGTTTTTGGAACTGCAACATCTTCCAGAACAGAGTATAGTGGTTGGCGAAGTTATTGAATCAATGGATTTCTTTGTCAAGCTTTGTCAACTTTGTCAAGCACAAGAAGTGGTCTTTCAGACATTATTAGGGAGAGGGGATTTCTATGTGCTCCTAACGTGTGAAGACTTTTTAATCAATGGCTGATCTTTGGGTGCTGGAATGGGATCTCCTATCTTTTTCCACAAAGTAGTTATTCTgggggtgcagcaggttaaacttctAAGCTGCTGAACCtagactgaaagattggcagttcgaatccagggagcgggatgagctcccgctgttaagcccagctttgaccaacctagcagtttgaaaacatgcaaatatgagtatcacttctgcaggaaggtaatggcgctctatgcagtcatcttggccacatgacctaggaggtgtctacaaacaacgccagctcttcggcttagaaatggagatgagcaccacctcccagagttggacttaatgtcaggaaaacctttaccttagttaTTCTCTAACTTTTGTGGCATGTTGTTCTCTATCCACCAGATATGGATGTATCTGACTGAGGTACTTAGGCCATCTCCATAGCCTCCATATCTTATCTCCCTCTCATCAGTTGTCTGGAAGGTGGTGGAAGGGATTTTGCAGTGGCAACACTGAGTATATAGAGTTTGTTCCCTGGTCAAGCCACCGCTGTCATTTCAAGTGAAGACAATTTAATTTCAGAGAACATTCAGGGTTTGTTGTCACTTTGGGTTCCATGAGAGATCATGAtgggaaaaaaacaaatattttaggGGGATATCGATACTATAAGTTTTATTCAGAGGTCTTCTGAGAGCTGAACATTATTTTAAGGATTactccaaaaataaaaatactgagaaagtttttttctttctgaacAGCAAAACAGTTTTTAATAATTATTACCTCAAACACAGACCCAAGTTTACAATAGCTTCTGTCCAGCTTACAGAAACTGGACAGAAGCACcttttgtatataaaatataaataagtaaTGGGAGCCGCTTCTATGCCCTTGGATATTAAATTAACTAAAGTCATGCAACCAACCCCATTAAGTCAGTAATTACATTCACATTTAGTTACAGTTTGAGCATCCCCTATCTggaatgtttgggaccagaagtaccTTAAATTTGGAATTTTCCACATTTTGGAATATCTATATTTGCAGATATGTATAGAATGGTGTATCTTAACAATGAGAACCTTGTCTAAACAATAGAATTCATTTTTTGTCATATGCACCACTGTATATGTAGCCACAGGGTAAATTTACCCAATATCTGTTCTACttagtgcatgaaataaagtttgtgcatATTGAACCACCAAAACGCAAAGGTGTTAGTATCTCAGCCACcctgtggacaattttagattttggaactcCTGATTAGGGATGCTTGACCTTTAATGGAAAAATCTTCCATACAGCTGCTTTAAGCAGAATGGGCTATAGAATCAGATTCATATAGCAGTCCATTGCAAGCCCTACTAGAGTGATGAGAAGAAGCAAAGCAAAGGTAGTTAATGGATTAAATTGCAGTTCCAAAATCAAGGAAAACACTATTCAGAATGTCACAAGCACTTTGTTCCAATTTTCTAGCAGCATAAAAAAGAATAATCTGGGAACCAAAGTtgtttcacatttttttaaaaaaatggatttgtTGTTTCCTAGATAGCATCACTATAGAAATGTATCATCTAAAAGTCTTTCAAATAGGTATCTTAACACTCACTGGACATTTTTAAGAGCATGTCATCTCAACTAATTGACAAAGTGGATGTGGGAACCTTCCAGTAGTCCAGGCTAGGAACCGGTCAGACTCCTTCACCTGGGACCACATTAAGCAGATCTCTCTTTCCACTGAAGCCCCAGCATATAGACTCCCGGGCCTCCAGTTCTAGAGTTGTTGGTCGGGTACAGTGTCTGCCATAAATAACATGTACACAGAGGCAAATAGGAAAAATTCACCCAGGAATTTTGCTCAATATAAAGAGAGAGAACTTGTAACACTTGGGAAGGTAAGAGCTGCAAAAGAGAGGGAAGCACACAATTGGAATTTGAGGTGACGGAATTTGTGGTGACGAGGGACTCAATCTATAGAGATTGTGGTGATGAGGGACTCAATCTTTTCTGATGAAAAGTGAGGAACATAATTTGGAAATGCAACAGTCCTAATAAACCAGAATCATTATTTTGGGAATATTAAAATATCATACATAGCAAAAAATGATGCTTTATTATTTGTACATTTGACTTCTTCTCACAGACATGAGTAGTTACATTTCTAGTTTTTGCTTGAGCAAAAGTCATTCAAACCATTTCATAGGAGAGCTCCAGCATTTACACTTAGAAGGCACTGTAGCCATCGTGAGCAAAATCAGCATGATTACATTTGCAATTCACTGGGAACTGTACTTGCATATGCTTCCTAAAGTGACATCTATGGGCTAGGACAAGTCTTGTTTGCTTCAGTACAAGCTTATGCAGGAAGTATTCCTCTGGACTATGCCCAACAGCCCAGGAAAAGATGGAGAAAGTATCAAATTTTGTTGGCACAATTTCTGCAGCTCTCCCACTTCTTCAGTTTTACAGGTTAACAGATTTAAGCTTTAAAATCATTGTTTTGACTGGAAATTTCAACAAGGTAATAAAACTTTTCCATATCTTAATACTGACACTACAGCTCTTTCACTATTTAAACTAATAAACAAGATGCTAAAATGCACACATGAAACACCAAACTGCAATTTTTGGGAATAGGTAATTATTGAGATTGTGGAAGTTTTTTGAAATATGAGTTTGTGTTTCGCTTACAATAATGTAGACTGATGATATGCCTCCTTTTCTATTACAGTGTTTATTCGATTAACCACATCCCTTTTCATGTGTAGATGCAAAGTTTGTCAAGGAAGTGGTTTTATTTTTCTGATAATCGTATTACATGCAGAGTTTGCCATTTCAACCTTTAATCTGCTAATTGATAAAgcccaaataaataatactaagaTTATTTGGAAAGGGGTCAAGGTGtgtctggatgttttggattttagtccTACAATCTTTTCTCATTGGCCAGAAATCCAAAGTATCTGGAGAGCCATAGGTTCTTCGTTCCTGATATACAAAATTGCAACAATGGAATCCATTCTAAGCACGTTGACCTATAACTAGACATTAGATTCAATGTGACATGGTTTTTAAATATGAGTCCCCCTAgggttgagaaaagtggtatataaatactgtaaataaataaataaaatatgaataattGGAAAGTGTGCAGTTACTGGTCGTGTGCATTCAGACCAAAAGGCATACTGTGTTCGGGTCCATTTTCGTTTGATCCCTCATTTTGtttatctctttctcttcccctttctgtctTCGAAAATTACACGAAAATGGCCCTCCAAAACGACAAATCTTTTCATTAACAGTGATTCGGGCTCAACTCTAGCAGTTACTCTGCTTTGCCTCAAGTCTTTCATTTGTGATATGCACTTTTCTATCTGAGACAGTGTATTTTTTAGTTGTTATAATAATTTCTCCATCTAAAAGCTACTCTAACTTTCAGATGCTGAGTAGATTAGGCATTGGGCTTGCATGCATGTTATATTTTATGAGAAAGAAGACGCAAAGGACCACGAGATGAGCATATCAAGCATATCTATACTATCTAACATTTTCTGCACTGGTCTGCGGTGAGTCTCTAGCTTTTCAGAGAAGTGTTTTTCCCAAGTAAAGCTTGTGGTGCCACTATAATACTAAGATGTAAACTGAGTTATGGTTAGGTTGCCTCCTTCAATATAAATCAAATGCCTAATACAAATATTTCACACAACTTGATTTACACTGGTTGGTGCTTATGGGCATGATAGCCAAAACAACTGGACAATACCAGGTCACTTACTTCTAAATTTATATGCTTGAACCTTAAAGCAAGTGCTACTAAATTTGAGGAGCTTTAATTCTATATTATGCATAGCTTGACACTTTAATGTACACATGTTAGCCAACTGCTTTTAAAGACTTATCAGCAATCATtgtacaaataatatatttttaagaaTCCAATTATTCCAAATGCAGAATAATCTTCTAGGTTTAGGATAAAATGTTTGCATGTATTTGATAatttagaatatttatattaataatttTCTAGAAAACATAACTCCATAATTATGTACAATTTTTTCTAATATTTCAAATTAGTTTTGTTGACATTGTTTTCCATTACTCTGGCCAAACTCCTGTTGATTATTATAAAACAGTTTTTAGCAAGTCCTCATATATTACCAGGCTCCCCAATCCCTCCCCATAAGAAGCAACATTAATGAAATACAACTGGATGCCACACGGGGAGGGAATTTCCTCCTGACATTGCAGAACTGAAACAGTTTATACTTACCATTGGCAGACAATTCAGCATGTTTCTGATATGCTTTGTCTATTTCTAAAAAAGCTCTCATCAATACTAATTCCATATTCTTCTCCTCAGCGAGAAATTCTCtggagaaaaatagaaaaaaggcaGTGATAATGCAGGCATTATCTCAAAGAAAAACAACACCAAATTTTAATTCTCAGAATCACATGATCTAGAGGAAGAACCTCACTAgccattgagaaacactgctggtTGAACTGTGTGTGGACTCTGCTTGAAAGAAGACTTGCCAAAAACTCTGGCTATCAACTTTGATTATTGATTTAAATGTTATAGATCCTCACTCAAATTACTATAAGtctagataatgtggatttcaaaaaaataaagaactagttattaatatatttattatatctttTAACATTGGTTATACATATACTGTAgacatttttacatttttatcctactgtttttattgggttttttttagttaggTCTTATACCTCcactttgttggaaatagcaaccttcttcaagcctccactagtaatttgctttgtatatgattctgtttgctcACTGTATTGCATATGTATGTTTGGTATGCAGCTctccctttactctatgtttcttgaggttgtgggaggggctgcaaaccACATGATCAGCTCAGCATGGGACTGCTGAGAGCTCAAAGTCCATTTTAGAACACTGAAATACTATGAGACttttggactgttaagagcaaactcGTGTTtttgttgattataagaaagatgccctgtgttatctgcacagagaaactacttcaaacctatcagtaactggattgacaagttgTGTAccagtatgctgaatacatgaaggttatgagtaaaccagatatattgtttttaacaaagtctactttatttttgtctcttgaaagcATGAGAAAACAAGATGATTTATGAGAGAGTAGATTTGGGGAGGGGACTGAAAAGAACATTTCTGAAGAATGACTATATTTTACACATTGCCATAATCTCTGCTCCTAACAGATCAAAGACAACCAGGtcatcagtctaacagctgaaagccaaattgccttgcataagtacatgtggatatatagcaccgaagagaagattttactcaaacgagtttttggctcttctctggaagatcatacttttacaaaggttatgattttcaaatggttgtgaatctcatttttctccaaaaggtaatggagattctggttttccaaaaggttaggaTCTCTAAAATGTCATGCCTTTCCCAAACcctttttgttgttctttatCTTAAATATACCCATCTCTTAAAAGCTTACTTTTTAAGTTCATTCATCCTGGACCATGTTAtcaccccttttctttctcccataaAAGAGTCAAACAgaaagcaagcaaataaatataattacCGGATATATTTTTGCATGTACTTATTGCAGAAGTCCGCTACCGCCACCCCACCATGTCCGTCATAAACTGCAAAGTACAGGACATCATCAGTCAGCTGAGCATAATCAAAGCGGTCTTCATTTTCTTTCCGCTTCCCAATATGGCTGGCACAGCCCACATTTGACAAACTGATCTTTGGGATTGGCTTTCCATATTTTATGCTTGGCGGTAGAAGGATGGGCTCGTCTATGCGGTTGTCCCAGATACCAAATGAGTCCCAAGTGGCAGGACGGCCACTACCATCCAAGTCAAAACGGGAGGTTCTGCGTTCACTGGTTGAACTCTGGCACACAACGGCCACACATTTGTCGTCTTGCAAAATACGGGACGTTAACAGCGCTCTTCTTGCTTGGTGGCCTCCGGTTCTAACCAGATTTATTAAAGCAGCAGTGGACATAACTTGGTTCCACGGATGATGATGGAGAACGGAACAGTGGAAAGCAGGTCTTGAAATGTCCGGAATACTAAGAGATGGCAAGGGGAAAGAAAACATGAAGTTAACAGCTAACTCTGGAAGATGCAATTTCAGAGAATGCTTTGTCTCATGCTCAACTGAACTTGTCCAGCTGCATTTAAGATGAACATGAGACATCAGAATGATAACTGGAAATGACCATTTTAGACTGCTTTAGAACTATAGTTCCCAAGACATATAATAGCTCAATTTATTTCACTATAGTTAGACCTCTTCTGAAATatgttcatacacacacacaggttttTCCCCCTGTTGGTAGTACTGAATTTAATGTGTATCTTACAATCGAAGAATATTAATGCTGTCTAGCTGTAGGTTGGCAGAGAAAGGACGGAGAACCCTTCTGCTTTTGCAGTGGCCCACCTCATATTTGTTTTTAGTGTAAAGGAGGTGAGCTTCTTCCATAAACAGACTTCTATGCTTAGGACACACTGCACTGTTACTAGGACAATGCTTAAATACAAG includes these proteins:
- the PPM1K gene encoding protein phosphatase Mn(2+)-dependent 1K, with amino-acid sequence MSTAALINLVRTGGHQARRALLTSRILQDDKCVAVVCQSSTSERRTSRFDLDGSGRPATWDSFGIWDNRIDEPILLPPSIKYGKPIPKISLSNVGCASHIGKRKENEDRFDYAQLTDDVLYFAVYDGHGGVAVADFCNKYMQKYIREFLAEEKNMELVLMRAFLEIDKAYQKHAELSANATLLTAGTTATVALLRDGIELVVASVGDSRALLCRKGKATKLTIDHTPERKDEKERIKKCGGFVAWNSLGQPHVNGRLAMTRSIGDLDLKNYGVIAEPETKRIQLHHASDSFLVLTTDGINFMVNSQEICDFVNQCHDPSEAAHVVTEQAIQYGTEDNSTAIVVPFGAWGKYKNSEISFSFSRSFASSGRWA